A section of the Lathamus discolor isolate bLatDis1 chromosome 6, bLatDis1.hap1, whole genome shotgun sequence genome encodes:
- the API5 gene encoding apoptosis inhibitor 5 isoform X1 — MPTVEELYRNYGILADATETVSQHKDAYQVILDGVKGGAKEKRLAAQFIPKFFKHFPELADSAINAQLDLCEDEDVSIRRQAIKELPQFATGDNLPRVADILTQLLQSDDSAEFNLVNNALLSIFKMDAKGTLGGLFSQILQGEDIVRERAIKFLSTKLKTLPEEVMTKEVEEFILTESKKVLEDVTGEEFVLFMKILSGLKSLQTVSGRQQLVELVAEQADLEQTFNPSDPDCVDRLLQCTRQAVPLFSKNVHSTKFVTYFCEHVLPNLGSLTTPVEGLDIQLEVLKLLAEMSSFCGDMEKLESNLKKLFDKLLEYMPLPPEEAENGENAGSEEPKLQFSYVECLLYSFHQLGRKLPDFLTAKLNAEKLKDFKIRLQYFARGLQVYIRQLRLALQGKTGEALKTEENKIKVVALKITNNINVLIKDLFHIPPSYKSTVTLSWKPVQKADASQKRTSEDTTSSSPPKKASAGPKRDARQIYNPPSGKYSSNLGSFSYEQRGGFRGGRGRGWGGRGNRSRGRIY; from the exons ATGCCCACCGTGGAGGAGCTCTACCGCAACTATGGCATCCTGGCGGACGCCACCGAGACCGTGAGCCAG CATAAGGATGCGTACCAGGTGATCTTGGATGGCGTGAAGGGAGGTGCCAAGGAGAAGAGACTTGCAGCCCAGTTTATACCTAAGTTCTTCAAGCATTTTCCTGAGCTAGCTGACTCAGCTATCAATGCGCAGTTGGACCTCTGTGAGGATGAAGATGTTTCT ATCCGGCGACAAGCAATCAAGGAATTGCCTCAGTTTGCCACTGGAGATAATCTTCCTCGGGTAGCAGACATACTgacccagctcctgcagtcaG atgATTCTGCAGAATTCAACTTGGTGAACAATGCTTTGCTCAGTATATTTAAGATGGATGCTAAAG GGACTTTGGGTGGCTTGTTCAGTCAAATTCTTCAGGGAGAGGATATTGTGAGAGAGCGAGCCATCAAGTTCCTCTCTACAAAGCTCAAAACCCTGCCTGAGGAGGTGATGACAAAGGAGGTAGAAGAGTTCATATTGACTGAATCAAAGAAG GTGCTGGAAGATGTAACGGGTGAGGAATTTGTTCTGTTCATGAAGATACTGTCTGGATTAAAAAGCTTACAGACAGTAAGTGGGAGGCAACAACTAGTGGAGCTGGTGGCTGAACAAGCTGACCTGGAACAAACATTCAATCCATCTGACCCAGACTGTGTGGACAGACTTCTGCAGTGTACCCGCCAGGCAGTGCCACTCTTCTCA AAAAACGTTCATTCCACGAAATTTGTTACTTACTTCTGTGAGCATGTTCTGCCAAACCTCGGTTCTTTGACTACGCCAGTAGAGGGTCTTGATATCCAGTTAGAG GTTTTGAAGCTGCTTGCTGAAATGAGCTCATTTTGTGGTGATATGGAAAAGCTTGAATCAAATTTGAAGAAGCTGTTTGATAAATTACTG GAGTATATGCCCCTTCCtccagaggaagcagagaatgGGGAAAATGCTGGCAGTGAAGAGCCCAAGTTGCAGTTCAGTTATGTGGAGTGTTTGTTGTACAGCTTCCATCAGCTGGGACGTAAGCTTCCAGACTTCCTCACAGCCAAGCTGAATGCTGAGAAACTGAAAGACTTTAAAATCAG GCTACAGTATTTTGCTCGAGGGTTGCAGGTGTATATTCGACAGCTTCGTCTCGCACTTCAAGGCAAAACAGGAGAAGCTTTGAAAACAGAGGAG aaCAAGATAAAAGTGGTTGCCTTGAAAATAACCAACAACATTAACGTTTTAATCAAG GATCTCTTCCACATTCCTCCTTCCTACAAAAGTACAGTTACATTGTCCTGGAAACCAGTGCAGAAGGCAGATGCAAG tCAAAAAAGAACAAGTGAAGATACAACCTCAAGTTCACCCCCAAAGAAAGCTTCGGCAGGACCAAAAAGGGATGCCAGGCAAATATATAATCCTCCCAGTGGAAAATACAGCAGTAACCTGGGTAGTTTTTCTTACG AGCAAAGAGGTGGTTTCCGGGGTGGCCGAGGAAGAGGCTGGGGAGGACGTGGCAATCGTAGCCGAGGAAGAATCTACTGA
- the API5 gene encoding apoptosis inhibitor 5 isoform X2: MPTVEELYRNYGILADATETVSQHKDAYQVILDGVKGGAKEKRLAAQFIPKFFKHFPELADSAINAQLDLCEDEDVSIRRQAIKELPQFATGDNLPRVADILTQLLQSDDSAEFNLVNNALLSIFKMDAKGTLGGLFSQILQGEDIVRERAIKFLSTKLKTLPEEVMTKEVEEFILTESKKVLEDVTGEEFVLFMKILSGLKSLQTVSGRQQLVELVAEQADLEQTFNPSDPDCVDRLLQCTRQAVPLFSKNVHSTKFVTYFCEHVLPNLGSLTTPVEGLDIQLEVLKLLAEMSSFCGDMEKLESNLKKLFDKLLEYMPLPPEEAENGENAGSEEPKLQFSYVECLLYSFHQLGRKLPDFLTAKLNAEKLKDFKIRLQYFARGLQVYIRQLRLALQGKTGEALKTEENKIKVVALKITNNINVLIKDLFHIPPSYKSTVTLSWKPVQKADASQKRTSEDTTSSSPPKKASAGPKRDARQIYNPPSGKYSSNLGSFSYDLHPKCPIGQSSCCKWQRWATSCHRTGPVLNSYYSHC; this comes from the exons ATGCCCACCGTGGAGGAGCTCTACCGCAACTATGGCATCCTGGCGGACGCCACCGAGACCGTGAGCCAG CATAAGGATGCGTACCAGGTGATCTTGGATGGCGTGAAGGGAGGTGCCAAGGAGAAGAGACTTGCAGCCCAGTTTATACCTAAGTTCTTCAAGCATTTTCCTGAGCTAGCTGACTCAGCTATCAATGCGCAGTTGGACCTCTGTGAGGATGAAGATGTTTCT ATCCGGCGACAAGCAATCAAGGAATTGCCTCAGTTTGCCACTGGAGATAATCTTCCTCGGGTAGCAGACATACTgacccagctcctgcagtcaG atgATTCTGCAGAATTCAACTTGGTGAACAATGCTTTGCTCAGTATATTTAAGATGGATGCTAAAG GGACTTTGGGTGGCTTGTTCAGTCAAATTCTTCAGGGAGAGGATATTGTGAGAGAGCGAGCCATCAAGTTCCTCTCTACAAAGCTCAAAACCCTGCCTGAGGAGGTGATGACAAAGGAGGTAGAAGAGTTCATATTGACTGAATCAAAGAAG GTGCTGGAAGATGTAACGGGTGAGGAATTTGTTCTGTTCATGAAGATACTGTCTGGATTAAAAAGCTTACAGACAGTAAGTGGGAGGCAACAACTAGTGGAGCTGGTGGCTGAACAAGCTGACCTGGAACAAACATTCAATCCATCTGACCCAGACTGTGTGGACAGACTTCTGCAGTGTACCCGCCAGGCAGTGCCACTCTTCTCA AAAAACGTTCATTCCACGAAATTTGTTACTTACTTCTGTGAGCATGTTCTGCCAAACCTCGGTTCTTTGACTACGCCAGTAGAGGGTCTTGATATCCAGTTAGAG GTTTTGAAGCTGCTTGCTGAAATGAGCTCATTTTGTGGTGATATGGAAAAGCTTGAATCAAATTTGAAGAAGCTGTTTGATAAATTACTG GAGTATATGCCCCTTCCtccagaggaagcagagaatgGGGAAAATGCTGGCAGTGAAGAGCCCAAGTTGCAGTTCAGTTATGTGGAGTGTTTGTTGTACAGCTTCCATCAGCTGGGACGTAAGCTTCCAGACTTCCTCACAGCCAAGCTGAATGCTGAGAAACTGAAAGACTTTAAAATCAG GCTACAGTATTTTGCTCGAGGGTTGCAGGTGTATATTCGACAGCTTCGTCTCGCACTTCAAGGCAAAACAGGAGAAGCTTTGAAAACAGAGGAG aaCAAGATAAAAGTGGTTGCCTTGAAAATAACCAACAACATTAACGTTTTAATCAAG GATCTCTTCCACATTCCTCCTTCCTACAAAAGTACAGTTACATTGTCCTGGAAACCAGTGCAGAAGGCAGATGCAAG tCAAAAAAGAACAAGTGAAGATACAACCTCAAGTTCACCCCCAAAGAAAGCTTCGGCAGGACCAAAAAGGGATGCCAGGCAAATATATAATCCTCCCAGTGGAAAATACAGCAGTAACCTGGGTAGTTTTTCTTACG ACTTGCACCCTAAATGTCCCATTGGACAGAGCAGTTGCTGCAAGTGGCAGAGATGGGCCACCTCGTGTCATAGAACTGGACCAGTGTTGAATTCCTATTACAGCCACTGCTGA